A genomic region of [Eubacterium] eligens ATCC 27750 contains the following coding sequences:
- a CDS encoding MATE family efflux transporter, protein MKEDTLSYIRNNKEITFEQKIRLVIMLSLPTILAQVSSIIMQYIDASMVGRLGAGCSASIGLVSTTTWLLGSLASAPSLGFSIQVAQLVGAKKFNRARRVFLQSFGIVLLISIIIGAAGAMISWGLPAWLGGEESIQKDAAMYFLITSLSMPALGFNRLGTRMLQSCGNTRTPGILNSMNCLLDVIFNFIFIFRWRGFGFGLGVMGAALGTTAAEIVTTIIMFYVLMFRTPMLSKGYGTDSDEKAGLATIKKSFVLSLPVTFENVVMFGAMITITRIVAPLGVVAVAANSFAITAESLCYMPAYGIEEAATALVGQSIGAGRGKLALSFGRISVAFGMGIMAFTGLLMFIFAPFMIGILTPDPAVRELGVTILRIEAFAEPLYGASIVVTGVLRGAGDTLVSSLMNFFSLWAIRVVLSFLLVGRYGLVGVWIAMAAELCFRGAIFLVRMERKKWLKKV, encoded by the coding sequence ATGAAGGAAGATACACTTTCCTATATAAGAAATAATAAAGAGATTACATTTGAACAGAAGATAAGACTTGTAATTATGCTGAGTCTGCCTACGATTCTGGCACAGGTGTCATCAATTATAATGCAGTATATTGATGCGTCTATGGTTGGAAGACTGGGGGCAGGCTGTTCGGCTTCAATAGGTCTTGTATCGACAACGACATGGCTGCTTGGAAGCCTTGCTTCTGCACCATCACTTGGATTTTCAATTCAGGTGGCACAGCTTGTCGGGGCAAAGAAGTTTAACAGGGCAAGAAGAGTGTTCTTACAGTCATTTGGAATTGTTCTTCTTATATCAATTATTATTGGTGCTGCCGGAGCCATGATAAGCTGGGGACTTCCAGCATGGCTTGGTGGAGAAGAGTCGATACAGAAGGATGCGGCAATGTATTTTCTTATAACATCATTGTCTATGCCGGCATTAGGATTTAACCGTCTTGGTACGAGAATGCTGCAGAGCTGCGGTAATACGAGGACGCCGGGAATTCTTAATTCTATGAATTGTTTACTTGATGTTATATTCAATTTTATATTCATATTCAGATGGCGTGGTTTTGGCTTCGGTCTTGGAGTTATGGGTGCAGCACTCGGAACAACAGCGGCAGAGATTGTCACTACAATTATTATGTTTTATGTTCTGATGTTCAGAACACCTATGCTATCAAAAGGTTACGGAACAGATTCTGATGAGAAGGCAGGTCTTGCGACAATAAAGAAGTCATTTGTTTTATCGCTTCCTGTTACATTTGAAAATGTAGTTATGTTCGGGGCGATGATTACAATTACAAGAATTGTTGCACCATTAGGAGTTGTGGCTGTGGCTGCCAACTCATTTGCAATAACTGCAGAAAGCCTGTGCTATATGCCTGCTTATGGAATTGAGGAGGCTGCAACAGCACTTGTTGGACAGAGTATCGGTGCAGGCAGAGGAAAGCTTGCGTTGTCTTTTGGAAGAATTTCAGTTGCCTTCGGAATGGGAATAATGGCATTCACCGGACTTCTGATGTTTATATTTGCACCATTTATGATTGGAATTCTTACACCTGATCCGGCAGTAAGAGAGCTTGGTGTAACTATACTTAGAATTGAAGCATTTGCAGAGCCACTGTATGGCGCATCAATTGTAGTAACTGGTGTGCTTCGTGGGGCAGGAGATACTCTTGTTTCAAGCCTTATGAATTTCTTCAGCCTGTGGGCTATTCGTGTCGTCCTTTCATTCCTGCTTGTCGGCAGATATGGACTTGTTGGTGTGTGGATTGCGATGGCTGCAGAGCTTTGCTTCAGGGGCGCAATATTCCTTGTGCGCATGGAGCGGAAGAAGTGGCTGAAGAAGGTGTGA
- the metK gene encoding methionine adenosyltransferase yields the protein MEKRLFTSESVTEGHPDKICDQISDAVLDALYEQDPYSRVACETLTNTGFIMVMGEVTTKANIDIPSIVRKTVTDIGYDSSDKGFDGNTCAVMVALDKQSADIAMGVDKALEAKDGEIDDSEGGAGDQGMMFGYATNETPEFMPYSSALAQKLSKQLTKVRKDGTLSYLRPDGKTQVTVEYDENKKPIRLDAIVVSSQHAPEVSQEQIHEDIKKYVIDAIVDPAMIDADTKIYINPTGRFVIGGPNGDSGLTGRKIIVDTYGGAARHGGGAFSGKDCTKVDRSAAYAARYVAKNIVAAGLADRCEIQLSYAIGVARPTSIMVDTFGTGKLDEEKIVEIIRENFDLRPNGIIKMLDLRRPIYKQTAAYGHFGRTDLNLPWEKLDKVDVLAKYLG from the coding sequence ATGGAAAAAAGATTATTTACTTCAGAATCAGTAACAGAAGGACATCCAGATAAGATCTGCGACCAGATTTCAGATGCAGTATTAGATGCTCTCTATGAGCAGGATCCATACTCAAGAGTAGCCTGCGAAACTCTTACTAACACAGGTTTTATTATGGTAATGGGCGAGGTTACAACTAAGGCTAACATAGACATTCCTTCTATTGTAAGAAAAACAGTTACAGATATTGGTTATGACAGCTCTGATAAGGGATTTGATGGTAATACCTGTGCTGTTATGGTTGCATTAGACAAGCAGTCAGCTGATATTGCTATGGGTGTTGATAAGGCTCTTGAAGCCAAAGACGGCGAAATTGATGATTCAGAGGGTGGCGCCGGCGACCAGGGTATGATGTTTGGTTACGCAACTAACGAAACTCCTGAATTCATGCCTTACTCTTCTGCACTTGCACAGAAGCTTTCTAAGCAGCTTACAAAGGTTCGCAAGGATGGAACTCTTTCTTACTTAAGACCAGACGGAAAGACTCAGGTAACAGTTGAATACGATGAAAACAAAAAGCCAATAAGACTTGATGCTATCGTTGTTTCATCACAGCATGCTCCAGAAGTATCTCAGGAACAGATTCATGAGGATATTAAGAAATATGTTATTGACGCTATCGTTGACCCAGCTATGATTGACGCTGATACTAAGATATACATCAATCCTACAGGCCGTTTTGTAATTGGCGGTCCTAACGGAGATTCAGGTCTTACTGGTCGTAAGATTATCGTTGATACTTACGGTGGTGCCGCAAGACATGGTGGTGGTGCTTTCTCTGGTAAAGACTGCACTAAGGTTGACCGTTCTGCTGCATACGCTGCAAGATATGTTGCAAAGAATATTGTTGCTGCCGGACTTGCTGACAGATGTGAAATCCAGCTTTCATATGCAATCGGTGTCGCAAGACCAACATCTATCATGGTTGATACATTTGGTACAGGAAAGCTTGATGAAGAAAAAATCGTTGAAATCATCCGTGAGAACTTCGATTTAAGACCTAACGGAATCATTAAGATGCTCGACTTAAGAAGACCTATCTATAAGCAGACAGCTGCTTATGGTCACTTTGGACGCACAGATCTTAATCTCCCTTGGGAGAAGCTTGACAAGGTTGATGTACTTGCTAAGTATCTTGGTTAA
- a CDS encoding HD-GYP domain-containing protein: MSEKIIFIFDAKEGDQLSEDVNTPDGKILVKKGTILDYDIIANISNHHILEVRIYDNDELEDNQSGIDSKRNTENEKYFDKIRKSRQFKKFKKTYDENIIDIKDGLNEVVTNNSPIDTDKLIEGTQQILSENNNSLQLFDMLHSMRQFDDLTYVHCVNVALISSIIGQWLKYSKEDIRILIICGLLHDIGKLMIPNEILTKPGRLTEDEYKIMKQHVNLGYEKLKNQNIDMRIKEACLLHHEKCDGTGYPFGLKSESIPVSAKIIAIADVYDAMTAARVYRGALCPFEVIETMHCDAFTKFDPKYILPFLKNVASSYIHNDVRLSDGRTGKVILINDNALSQPVVQCGDTFVDLSKEHGLKVSSIL, from the coding sequence ATGAGTGAAAAAATAATTTTTATATTTGATGCGAAAGAGGGAGACCAATTATCTGAAGATGTGAATACACCAGATGGAAAGATTCTTGTAAAAAAAGGTACAATACTTGATTATGATATAATTGCAAATATTTCTAATCATCATATTCTGGAAGTCAGGATATATGATAATGATGAATTAGAGGATAATCAATCAGGGATAGACTCCAAGAGAAATACAGAGAATGAAAAATATTTTGACAAAATCAGAAAGAGCAGACAGTTCAAGAAGTTTAAAAAGACTTACGATGAGAATATAATTGATATCAAGGATGGACTTAATGAGGTAGTAACCAATAATAGTCCTATTGATACTGATAAGCTGATTGAAGGAACACAGCAGATTCTTTCTGAGAATAATAACAGTTTACAGCTTTTTGATATGCTTCACAGCATGAGACAGTTTGATGACCTTACATATGTTCATTGCGTGAATGTAGCATTGATATCGTCTATTATTGGGCAGTGGCTTAAGTATAGTAAGGAAGATATAAGGATTCTTATTATATGTGGATTGTTGCATGATATCGGAAAGTTAATGATTCCTAATGAGATTCTTACAAAGCCGGGCAGACTTACAGAGGATGAATATAAAATCATGAAGCAGCATGTTAATCTTGGCTATGAGAAGTTAAAGAACCAGAATATTGATATGCGTATTAAGGAGGCATGCCTGCTCCATCATGAAAAATGTGATGGAACAGGATATCCATTTGGCTTGAAGAGCGAGAGTATTCCGGTTTCTGCAAAGATTATTGCGATAGCAGATGTATATGATGCCATGACTGCTGCCAGAGTGTATAGAGGTGCATTGTGTCCGTTTGAGGTTATAGAAACAATGCATTGTGATGCATTCACCAAGTTTGATCCTAAATATATTCTGCCATTTCTTAAAAATGTTGCATCATCATATATTCACAATGATGTAAGACTATCAGATGGAAGAACAGGAAAGGTTATACTTATTAATGATAATGCGTTAAGCCAGCCTGTTGTACAATGTGGTGACACGTTTGTTGACTTATCAAAGGAACATGGACTTAAAGTGTCATCAATATTGTAA
- the spoIIID gene encoding sporulation transcriptional regulator SpoIIID, producing the protein MRDYIEERATQLAYYIIEHKATVRQTAKVFNVSKSTAHKDVTARLMEINPELAKEARKVLDVNKQERHIRGGMATKEKYLHACAR; encoded by the coding sequence ATGCGAGACTATATAGAAGAACGTGCCACCCAGCTGGCATATTACATAATTGAGCATAAAGCCACTGTAAGACAGACAGCCAAAGTATTTAATGTAAGCAAAAGCACTGCACATAAAGATGTAACTGCACGACTTATGGAAATCAATCCTGAACTAGCCAAAGAAGCCAGAAAGGTTCTTGATGTCAATAAACAAGAAAGACACATCCGCGGAGGTATGGCTACTAAAGAAAAATACCTCCACGCATGTGCCAGATAA
- a CDS encoding YoaK family protein yields the protein MASKLHNALAKKLPDIQMSEAFINCVFLAMSGGLQDAYTYFTRNEVFSNAQTGNVVLMSTHFMMGEWYQGLKYLLPFLAFGLGVFVTERIQGKYKNATRLHWRQAILLIEIIILIAVGFMPHSMDMFATIIVSFSCAMQVQAFRKVNGYSYASTMCIGNLRSGTDALSVFVRTGNKTSLKKAGYYFGIILFFAIGAGIGGNLSMLFGIHTIWISSALLSISVLLMFAEKLKI from the coding sequence ATGGCATCAAAGCTTCACAACGCCCTCGCTAAGAAGCTTCCGGATATACAGATGTCCGAAGCCTTCATAAACTGCGTATTCCTTGCCATGTCCGGTGGACTTCAGGATGCATATACATATTTTACAAGAAATGAAGTATTCTCCAACGCACAGACCGGTAATGTGGTTCTTATGAGTACACATTTTATGATGGGTGAATGGTATCAGGGATTAAAATATCTTCTGCCATTCTTAGCATTTGGTCTTGGCGTATTCGTAACAGAGCGGATTCAGGGCAAATATAAAAATGCCACCAGACTTCACTGGCGGCAGGCAATATTACTTATTGAAATTATTATCTTAATTGCAGTTGGCTTCATGCCCCACTCAATGGACATGTTTGCAACAATAATCGTATCGTTCTCATGTGCTATGCAGGTACAGGCATTTAGAAAAGTCAATGGCTATTCCTATGCAAGCACCATGTGCATCGGTAACTTAAGAAGCGGTACAGACGCACTTTCAGTATTTGTGCGTACTGGCAATAAAACATCTCTTAAGAAAGCCGGATATTATTTTGGCATAATATTATTCTTTGCAATCGGCGCAGGTATCGGTGGAAACCTTTCAATGCTGTTCGGAATCCACACAATATGGATTTCAAGTGCACTGCTTTCAATCAGCGTACTTCTTATGTTTGCGGAGAAATTAAAAATATAA
- a CDS encoding sodium:solute symporter family protein, whose product MLKLVILIIYFAVLIGIGLYCRKHATDVNGFVLGGRSVGPWLTAFAYGTSYFSAVVFVGYAGQFGWKYGIAATWAGIGNAIIGSLLAWVVLGRRTRIMSQHLDSATMPQYFGKRFGSNPLKIGASVIIFIFLIPYTASLYNGLSRLFGMAFNIDYSVCIIIMATLTAIYVIAGGYMATAINDFIQGIIMLFGIVAVIAAVIHSKGGFMSALQGLANVSDPAVSDTPGIFASFFGPDPFNLLCVVILTSLGTWGLPQMVQKFYAIDNEASIQKGTVISTIFALIVSGGCYFLGGFGRLFSDQIDVKANGFDSIIPTMLSNLSPALIALVVILVLSASMSTLSSLVIASSSTLTIDFLKDNFIKNMSEKKQVLYIRILVVVFIAISAILALIQYKSSVTFIAQLMGISWGALAGSFLAPFMFSLYSKKVSKASCWACFLFSSVLMLANIFFRAGFPTWLQSPINCGAFAMFAGMIIVPVVSLFTPKPDKELVDSAFACYEKETEVPQKTALGK is encoded by the coding sequence ATGTTAAAACTGGTTATTCTTATTATCTACTTTGCGGTGCTGATAGGCATTGGATTATACTGCCGCAAGCATGCAACTGATGTTAATGGTTTCGTTCTCGGTGGAAGAAGCGTTGGTCCGTGGCTCACCGCATTTGCATATGGAACATCTTATTTCTCGGCTGTTGTATTCGTTGGATACGCAGGCCAGTTTGGCTGGAAATACGGCATTGCCGCAACCTGGGCTGGTATCGGCAACGCAATTATAGGTTCACTTCTTGCATGGGTTGTACTTGGCAGAAGAACAAGAATTATGAGTCAGCACCTTGATTCAGCAACCATGCCACAGTATTTTGGAAAAAGATTCGGAAGCAATCCATTAAAAATCGGTGCTTCTGTTATAATATTCATTTTTCTGATTCCATACACAGCTTCACTTTACAATGGACTTTCAAGACTTTTCGGTATGGCTTTCAACATTGATTACAGCGTCTGTATCATAATCATGGCAACTCTTACCGCAATCTATGTAATTGCCGGCGGTTACATGGCTACTGCAATCAATGATTTCATTCAGGGAATTATCATGTTATTCGGTATCGTTGCAGTTATTGCTGCCGTAATCCACTCTAAGGGCGGCTTCATGTCTGCACTGCAGGGTCTTGCAAATGTGTCTGACCCGGCAGTAAGCGATACTCCCGGTATATTTGCTTCATTTTTCGGACCTGACCCATTCAACCTTTTATGCGTTGTAATCCTTACATCACTTGGAACATGGGGACTTCCTCAGATGGTTCAGAAATTCTATGCCATTGATAATGAAGCTTCTATACAGAAGGGTACTGTAATCTCAACAATATTTGCGCTTATAGTTTCAGGCGGATGCTATTTTCTCGGAGGTTTCGGAAGATTATTCTCTGACCAGATAGATGTCAAGGCTAACGGCTTCGACTCAATAATACCAACAATGCTTTCTAATTTAAGTCCTGCGCTTATTGCATTAGTTGTAATTCTCGTGTTGTCAGCTTCAATGTCTACACTTTCATCACTTGTAATAGCTTCTAGCTCAACACTTACTATTGACTTCTTAAAAGATAACTTTATCAAGAATATGAGTGAAAAGAAACAGGTATTATACATAAGAATTCTTGTTGTTGTATTCATTGCGATATCTGCAATACTTGCACTTATCCAGTACAAGAGTTCTGTAACATTTATTGCACAGCTTATGGGAATATCTTGGGGTGCACTTGCAGGTTCATTCCTTGCACCATTTATGTTCTCGCTTTACTCTAAGAAGGTTTCCAAAGCATCATGCTGGGCATGCTTTTTATTCAGCTCAGTACTTATGCTTGCTAACATCTTCTTCAGAGCAGGCTTCCCAACATGGCTCCAGTCACCTATCAACTGCGGTGCATTTGCAATGTTTGCCGGAATGATTATCGTTCCTGTAGTCAGCCTGTTTACACCGAAGCCAGATAAAGAACTTGTCGACAGCGCATTTGCATGCTACGAAAAAGAAACAGAAGTGCCACAGAAGACAGCACTTGGAAAATAA
- a CDS encoding carbohydrate-binding domain-containing protein, protein MIKLNKIKRNCVAAVILTMCLMTAGCARNSTSTTTASGGETTITSAITKEDTDVTHADDAENYRVSITGDFTVTSDTSDGVTQSGSVYTITKAGEYTVTGLLSEGQLIVDAGNENEVTIVLNGTSITCSSGSPIYVKNASEVKIKSEENSFNEVIDNRNEATEDSSDDAGNAAIYATCDLKLVGKGALVVTGNYNNGIQSKDDLSIKNVIVKVTAVNNAVKVNDAVDIESGNIIAISAKGDGIKTSNSSISNKGNQKGIVTITSGNIDIYAACDGIDASYGADISGDGNLNIYTDTYSEYSEEVTSSGSSSGTSSGRDSSANKSASANTVSYVATSDTIANAPSGFGGGNMGSGNAPDMSNGNAPNMNGSSDRNKTGGNRPGMPGDFNESGNSSGQSYSTKGIKAESEINISGFTINICSTDDGIHANSDSGVLETGEDGKGTIVINGGSITISSGDDGMHADKQLDVNDGYINVVTSYEGLEAMTINLNGGKIYVYATDDGINACTGDGKTSPIVNVTGGYIDVTTTSGDTDGIDSNGNYVQTGGFVLVKGGSSSGNVSGSIDVDGTVTITGGTCVALGGVCETPVNSANAYVLGSVSFSSGSYSLKDSSGNEVISFTVDGSFSNGWICSDTLTTGSSYTLYRGADSIADWTQESGTMGASGTGGFGGGNMGGMGGQNGGFGGGRR, encoded by the coding sequence ATGATTAAATTAAATAAAATCAAAAGGAATTGCGTAGCCGCAGTTATTCTTACTATGTGTCTTATGACTGCTGGCTGTGCCAGAAATTCAACTTCAACTACTACTGCATCAGGCGGTGAGACTACCATCACTTCAGCCATTACTAAAGAAGACACAGATGTAACACACGCAGATGATGCTGAGAATTACAGAGTCTCCATTACAGGTGATTTCACTGTGACATCTGATACATCAGATGGAGTTACACAGTCAGGTTCTGTATACACAATCACAAAGGCTGGTGAATATACAGTAACAGGACTTTTATCAGAAGGACAGCTTATCGTTGACGCAGGTAATGAGAACGAGGTTACTATCGTATTGAACGGAACATCTATCACATGCTCAAGTGGTTCACCTATATACGTTAAAAATGCTTCAGAAGTCAAGATTAAATCAGAAGAGAACTCATTTAACGAAGTAATTGACAATCGTAACGAAGCTACAGAAGATTCTTCTGATGACGCTGGCAACGCAGCAATCTATGCAACATGCGATTTAAAACTCGTCGGCAAAGGAGCCTTAGTTGTAACAGGTAATTACAATAATGGTATCCAGAGCAAGGATGACCTTTCTATTAAAAATGTGATTGTTAAAGTTACTGCTGTGAACAACGCAGTCAAAGTCAACGATGCCGTTGATATTGAATCTGGAAATATAATTGCAATCTCCGCTAAAGGCGATGGCATCAAGACTTCTAACAGCAGTATTTCTAACAAGGGCAACCAGAAGGGAATCGTTACAATCACTAGTGGTAACATTGATATTTATGCAGCCTGTGACGGTATAGACGCATCTTACGGGGCAGATATATCAGGTGACGGTAACTTAAACATTTATACAGATACTTACTCTGAATATAGTGAAGAAGTTACTTCGTCAGGCAGTTCTTCAGGCACGTCTTCTGGCCGGGACAGCTCTGCTAACAAGTCTGCTTCTGCCAATACTGTTTCTTATGTGGCAACTTCTGACACTATTGCCAACGCACCTAGCGGCTTTGGTGGTGGCAACATGGGTAGCGGCAATGCTCCAGATATGAGTAACGGCAACGCTCCCAATATGAACGGCAGCTCTGATAGAAATAAGACCGGTGGCAACCGTCCAGGAATGCCTGGTGACTTTAATGAATCCGGTAATTCTTCTGGACAGTCCTACTCAACTAAGGGTATTAAAGCTGAAAGCGAAATAAATATTTCAGGCTTTACAATTAACATATGTTCAACAGATGATGGTATCCATGCCAACTCTGACTCAGGTGTACTTGAAACCGGTGAGGACGGCAAAGGAACTATTGTTATCAACGGCGGTTCAATTACAATTTCTTCTGGCGATGACGGCATGCACGCTGACAAACAGCTTGATGTCAATGACGGTTACATTAATGTAGTAACTTCATATGAAGGACTTGAGGCTATGACTATCAACTTAAATGGCGGCAAGATATATGTATACGCTACTGATGATGGCATTAATGCCTGCACAGGTGATGGAAAGACTTCTCCAATTGTCAATGTAACTGGTGGATATATAGATGTCACAACTACGTCTGGTGATACTGATGGTATTGATTCTAATGGAAATTACGTACAGACCGGTGGATTTGTATTAGTTAAAGGTGGCAGTTCATCTGGAAATGTATCAGGATCAATTGATGTAGATGGTACCGTAACGATAACCGGTGGAACATGCGTTGCCCTCGGTGGTGTATGCGAAACACCTGTAAACTCTGCTAATGCTTATGTATTAGGTTCCGTATCATTCAGTTCTGGAAGCTATTCACTTAAAGATTCTTCTGGCAACGAAGTTATAAGCTTCACTGTTGACGGTTCATTTAGCAACGGCTGGATATGTTCTGACACTCTTACAACCGGCTCAAGCTACACACTCTACCGGGGGGCAGACTCTATTGCAGACTGGACTCAGGAATCTGGAACAATGGGAGCTTCTGGCACTGGCGGCTTTGGCGGCGGTAACATGGGCGGCATGGGCGGTCAGAATGGTGGCTTCGGCGGTGGCAGACGATAA
- a CDS encoding YitT family protein produces MFKSLEVKYPKFYQVFRFIIVIIASVLYAWNLRCFAKVADLLPGGFSGVSLLFQAIGLRFFYISIPFTIFNVALNIFPAYIAYRYIGKKFTIYSIVVIILSSVLVDILPPYIFTEDILLISVFGGIINGFAISLCLNVGTTTGGTDFISIYFSHVKGIDAWNYILLGNVVILLIAGGLFGWSIALYSIIYQFCSTQVIQFMYKRYQKMTLFIISDKSEEIYHAIKNTTNHDATLFKGIGCYEEKERTLIYSVINSEAKRELITLIRSIDKHAFINVVKTEELDGRFNDIPHD; encoded by the coding sequence ATGTTCAAATCTTTAGAAGTTAAATATCCTAAGTTTTATCAGGTATTCAGATTCATTATAGTTATAATTGCTTCCGTGCTGTACGCATGGAATTTAAGATGCTTTGCCAAAGTCGCAGACCTGCTGCCAGGAGGCTTTTCAGGAGTCTCCCTGTTATTTCAGGCAATCGGACTACGTTTTTTTTATATCAGCATCCCATTTACAATATTCAATGTGGCACTTAACATTTTCCCCGCCTACATTGCATACCGCTACATCGGTAAGAAGTTTACCATCTACTCAATCGTGGTAATTATACTTTCCAGTGTGCTTGTTGATATCCTTCCTCCATACATTTTTACAGAAGATATCCTGCTTATAAGCGTGTTCGGTGGCATTATCAACGGATTTGCAATAAGCCTGTGCCTCAATGTCGGCACTACCACAGGCGGAACCGATTTCATAAGCATTTATTTTTCTCATGTTAAAGGAATAGACGCATGGAACTATATTCTTCTTGGTAATGTTGTGATTCTGCTCATCGCAGGCGGACTGTTTGGCTGGTCAATCGCGCTCTACTCAATAATATACCAGTTCTGTAGCACTCAGGTAATCCAGTTCATGTACAAACGCTACCAGAAGATGACATTATTCATCATTTCTGACAAATCCGAAGAAATCTATCACGCCATAAAGAATACAACCAACCACGACGCCACGCTTTTCAAGGGAATCGGCTGCTACGAGGAAAAAGAGCGCACGCTCATATACTCCGTAATCAACTCCGAAGCGAAACGTGAGCTTATCACATTGATACGCTCAATTGACAAGCACGCATTTATAAATGTGGTAAAAACCGAAGAGCTTGACGGCAGATTTAACGATATTCCACATGATTAA
- a CDS encoding MerR family transcriptional regulator, whose product MYTIGQVSEMFNLPVSTLRYYDKEGLFPFMQRASGIRQFSDTEIAALKLIECLKKSGLEIRDIKQFMEWCQEGSRTYELRKQLFERQKAAVEKEMEKMQETLDMLTFKCFYYEQAIKDGNEDGIHSMLPDKLPANIQAAYDNSHK is encoded by the coding sequence ATGTACACAATAGGACAGGTTTCAGAAATGTTTAATCTTCCCGTTTCAACATTAAGATATTATGATAAAGAAGGATTATTCCCTTTTATGCAGCGTGCTTCTGGAATAAGACAGTTCTCTGACACTGAAATTGCTGCTCTTAAGCTTATTGAATGTCTCAAAAAATCAGGTCTTGAAATCCGCGACATCAAGCAGTTTATGGAATGGTGTCAGGAAGGCAGCAGAACTTACGAACTCAGAAAACAGCTTTTTGAGAGACAGAAAGCTGCTGTTGAGAAAGAGATGGAGAAGATGCAGGAAACTCTTGATATGCTTACTTTCAAGTGCTTCTATTACGAGCAGGCTATCAAGGACGGCAACGAGGACGGAATACATTCAATGCTTCCAGACAAGCTCCCCGCCAATATTCAGGCTGCCTACGACAACTCACACAAATAA
- a CDS encoding aminotransferase-like domain-containing protein codes for MEYEISNRLSGVHGSMIRELFKLGASKDIISFGGGNPSAETFPCKEIEEIAAKGLGENPVSLLQYGLSEGYTPLRDTMKKYLEKKEGFDFENNELFIVSGGQQCADLTTKALVNEGDVVLTEEPAFVGCLNTFRSYGAKLVGIPMEQDGMNINALEEALKANPDAKLLYTIPSFQNPTGITTSLEKRKKVYELCCKYDIAILEDNPYGELRFAGENVPTIKSMDTEGRVIYAGSFSKVMAPAFRLGFLVFNKSLTGPLTVAKQCTDVHSTVLFQYICNEYINNYDFDKHLEDSRKVYEHKCNLMMECMKKEFHPSVTFGHPEGGLFVMAFLPEGMDSAPFVREAINRGVLSVPGAAFLADESQKSNGFRLNYSTPSDEQIVKGIEILGKLTYEWIK; via the coding sequence ATGGAATACGAGATTTCTAATCGTTTATCAGGTGTTCATGGTTCGATGATAAGAGAACTTTTTAAGTTAGGAGCAAGCAAGGATATTATATCTTTTGGCGGTGGCAATCCGTCAGCAGAGACATTCCCATGCAAGGAAATAGAAGAGATAGCAGCGAAGGGTCTTGGCGAGAATCCTGTTTCTTTATTACAGTATGGACTGAGTGAAGGTTATACACCTCTGCGTGATACTATGAAGAAATATCTTGAGAAGAAGGAAGGCTTTGATTTCGAGAATAATGAGCTTTTCATAGTGTCAGGCGGACAGCAGTGTGCGGACCTTACAACTAAGGCACTTGTTAATGAAGGAGACGTTGTGCTTACTGAAGAGCCTGCATTTGTAGGCTGCCTTAATACATTCCGTTCTTACGGTGCAAAGCTTGTAGGAATCCCAATGGAGCAGGACGGAATGAATATAAATGCGCTTGAGGAGGCTTTAAAGGCTAATCCTGATGCAAAGCTTTTATACACAATTCCATCTTTTCAGAATCCTACAGGAATTACAACTTCTCTTGAGAAGAGAAAAAAAGTATATGAGCTTTGCTGCAAATATGATATCGCAATATTAGAGGACAATCCTTATGGTGAATTAAGATTTGCAGGTGAAAATGTGCCAACTATCAAGTCGATGGATACAGAGGGCAGGGTTATATATGCAGGAAGCTTCTCAAAGGTAATGGCACCTGCATTCCGTCTTGGTTTTCTTGTGTTTAACAAGTCGCTCACAGGACCGCTTACAGTTGCAAAACAGTGCACAGATGTACATTCAACTGTCCTTTTCCAGTACATTTGTAATGAATATATTAATAACTATGATTTCGACAAACATCTTGAGGATTCAAGAAAGGTGTATGAGCACAAATGTAATCTCATGATGGAGTGCATGAAGAAGGAATTCCATCCTTCAGTAACCTTCGGTCACCCTGAGGGCGGACTTTTCGTAATGGCATTCCTGCCAGAGGGAATGGATTCTGCACCATTTGTAAGGGAGGCTATTAACAGAGGTGTTCTCTCAGTTCCGGGAGCAGCGTTCTTAGCAGATGAGAGCCAGAAGTCTAATGGATTCAGACTTAATTATTCGACACCTTCTGATGAGCAGATTGTTAAGGGAATCGAAATTCTTGGAAAACTTACATATGAGTGGATTAAGTAG